The sequence GGTGCCGTGGCGATCGCGCTGTCGATCCCCGCACAGCGGCTCAACATCGCCTTCCTGGTGGCCCTGGCCTTCGCCGTCGCGGCATCGGCCAACCTGCCCGCGATCCTCTACAACATGTTCTGGCGGCGCTTCAACACCCGCGGCGCCACGTGGAGCATCTATGGCGGCCTGATCTCGGCCGTCGGGCTGGTGCTGCTGTCCCCGGTGATGTCGGGAGCTCCGACGTCGATGTTCCCCGACTCGGACTGGGCGATCTTCCCGCTCAACAACCCGGGCATCGTGTCCATCCCACTGGGCTTCCTGCTCGGCTTCATCGGGACGATCTCCAGCCGCGAGCCGGAGGCCGAGGACCGCTTCACCGAGCTCGAGGTGCGTGCCCTGACCGGGGCCGGTGCGGAGAGCGCCGTACACCACTGAAAACCCTCGCCGAGTCGAGTGATGAGTCCTGTGGCGATTGCAGCCACCTCATCACTCGACTCGGCACCTTGTCGTTGAGAGAGTGAGAGACATGTCCGAAACCCTGTCCAACCTGTCCCGTGAAGAGCGCCGATTCGAGCCGCCCGCCGACCTGGCTGCCGCCGCCAACGTCAAGGAGGACGCCTATGAACGCGCCGCCTCCGACCGCGAGGCGTTCTGGGCCGAGGCAGCCGAGCGTCTCGACTGGGGCACCAAGTGGGACCAGGTCCTCGACTGGTCGAACGCCCCCTTCGCCAAGTGGTTCGTCGGCGGCACCCTCAACGCGGCCGTCAACTGCGTCGACCGTCACGTCGACGCCGGCAACGGCGACAAGGTCGCCATCCACTGGGTCGGTGAGCCCGAGGGCGACGCCCGCGACATCACCTATGCCGACCTCCAGGCGGAGGTGTCCCGCGCCGCCAACGCGCTGACCGACCTCGGCGTCGCCAAGGGTGACCGGGTCGCGATCTACATGCCGATGATCCCCGAGGTGGTCGTGTCGATGCTGGCGTGCGCCCGCCTCGGCGCACCCCACACGGTCGTGTTCGGCGGCTTCTCCGCCGACGCGCTCGCCTCGCGGGTCACCGACTGCGGCGCCAAGGTGATCATCACCGCCGACGGCGGCTATCGCCGGGGATCCGCCAGCGCGCTCAAGCCCGCGGTGGACGAGGCCGTCGCCAAGGTCGGCGACCTGGTGGAGAAGGTCGTCGTCGTACGCCGAACGGGCCAGGACGTCGAGTGGGACGACTCCCGCGACGTCTGGTGGCACGACGTGGTCGGCGCCGCCTCCCCCGAGCACGAGGCCGAGATGCACGACTCCGAGCACCCGCTCTACGTCATGTACACCTCCGGCACGACCGGGCAGCCCAAGGGCATCCTGCACACCACCGGCGGCTATCTCACCGGCACGTCCTACACCCACTGGTCGGTCTTCGACCTCAAGGACGACGACGTCTACTGGTGCACCGCCGACGTCGGCTGGGTCACCGGGCACAGCTACATGGTCTACGGCCCGCTCGCCAACGGAGCCACGCAGGTGATGTACGAAGGCACGCCCGACTCACCGCACCGGGGCCGCTGGTGGGAGATCTGCGAGAAGTACGGCGTCACGATCTTCTACACCGCGCCGACCGCGATCCGGACGTTCATGAAGTGGGGCGACGACATCCCCGCGAAGTTCGACCTGTCAAAGATCCGGGTCCTCGGCTCGGTCGGTGAGTCGATCAACCCCGAGGCCTATGTCTGGTATCGAAAGACCATTGGCGGCGCCGGCTCGGGTGGTCGTGAGGTGCCGGTCGTCGACACGTGGTGGCAGACCGAGACCGGCCAGATCATGATCAGCCCGCTGCCCGGCGTGACCGCGGGCAAGCCCGGCTCGGCGATGAAGGCGCTGCCCGGCATCGAGGTCGACGTGGTCAACGACGAGGCGGAGTCGGTCGGCAACGGCAACGGTGGCTATCTCGTCATCCGCGAGCCGTGGCCCGCGATGCTCCGCACGATCTGGGGCGACGACCAGCGGTTCAAGGACACCTACTGGTCACGCTGGGAGGGCCTCTACTTCGCCGGCGACGGCGCCAAGCTCGACGAGGACGGCGACATCTGGCTGCTTGGTCGCGTCGACGACGTCATGAACGTCTCGGGCCACCGGCTCTCCACCACCGAGATCGAGTCGGCGCTCGTGTCGCACCCCAAGGTCGCCGAGGCGGCCGTGGTCGGCGCGTCCGACGACACGACCGGCCAGGCCGTCTGCGCGTTCGTCATCCTGCGCGAGACCGCCGGCGACGGTGGCGCCGACATCGTCGAGGAGCTGCGCAAGCACGTCCAGAAGGAGATCGGGGCGATCGCCAAGCCCCGGCAGATCATGGTCGTCCCAGAGCTGCCCAAGACGCGCTCGGGCAAGATCATGCGCCGTCTCCTCAAGGACATCGCCGAGCACCGCGAGGTCGGCGACGTCACCACGCTGGCCGACTCCACCGTGATGGACCTGATCAAGGGCAAGGAGGGCGCCGGCGCCTCCTCCGACGAGGGCTGAACGCCTGTTCCGCGGTGGTTGCTGCTCCCTCCGGGCGATATCCATGGGCGATTGCGGGGTCCTCCGCCTGATTTCGCCCCGTTTCCTCCCATGGATATCGCGGAGGGGTCGGTCAGTCGTCCGCGTCGGCCTCCGCCGTACGGCGAGAGGTTGCCGCGAGGAGTGTCACCACCCCGACGACGGCGGCGAGCAGCGACGCGACCAGGATCCCGACCTTCGCCTCGCTCGTCAGGACCTCGGAGTCGAACGAGAGCCCGGCGATGAACAGGGAGACGGTGAAGCCGATGCCGGCGACCGCGCCGAGCCCACCCACCATCGACCAGGTGGTGTCGGTGGGCAGCCGCCCCAGGCCCACCTTGACCGCAAGGAACGACGCCAGCAGGATGCCGACCGGCTTGCCGAGCACGAGCCCGGCCATGATCCCCAGGCTCACCGGTGACGTCAGGGCCTCGCCGAAGCCGTCGAGCGACACACCCGCGTTGGCCAGGGCGAAGACGGGCAGCACGACGTAGGCCGAGAACGGGTGGAGGGCGCTCTGCAGGCGCTCGACCCGCCCCACGGACTCCCCGAGCAGGAACCGCATGCGGCTGAGCTCGTCTGGATCAAGACGGCGGTCCCGCAGCGCCTGGCGAGCGAAGTCGCGCGCGACGTCCTGCTTGAGCAGGGGCGTGGCGGGGGCGATGAGCCCGATCGCGACACCGGCCAGCGTCGCGTGGACGCCCGACTCGAGCAGGGTGAACCACACAGCCACGCCGACCACCGCATAGACCCAGGTGGTCCAGACCCGCAGGAGCCGCAGGCCGACCATCAGGGCGAGCAGGCCCAGCGCGCCGGCGAGCCACCACAGGTGCAGGTCGGAGGTGTAGAAGACGGCGATGACCAGGATGGCGCCGATGTCGTCGACGATCGCCAGCGTCAGCAGGAAAAGCCGCGCCGCCGACGGGATCCGCCGACCGAGCAGGCCGAGGACACCCACCGCGAAGGCGATGTCGGTGGCCATCGGGATCCCCCACCCCTTGCCGGCCTCACCGCCGCCGGTGACCAGCACATAGAGGGCAGCCGGCACCAGCATCCCGCCCACCGCGGCGACGATCGGGAGCGCCGCCGTCCTGGGGTCTCGCAGGTCGCCGTGGACGATCTCGTACTTGATCTCCAGGCCCACCACGAAGAAGAAGATCACCATCAGCGCGTCGTTGACCCAGTGCTGCAGCGTCTCCTCGATCCGCCAACCGCCGATCTCGACGCCGATGGAGGTGTGCCAGAAGGTGTCGTAGGACGACGCCCACGGGCTGTTGGCCCACAGCAGCGCCACCACGGCAGCGGCGAGGAGCAGGATCGACCCCGACGTCTCGACCCGGAGGAACTCGCGGAGCGGACGGGCGACCCGTCGCGCCAGCGGCTTGTCGCTGGCCAGGTAGGACGGTCCGCTGACCCAGAGGTCGTCCTCGGACAGGTCGTTGTGGCCGTGCGGGTTGATGGGCAAGGCAATTGCCTTTCGGGTCGCGAGCGTCGTCTCCGCGACAGCTCCTGTCGCGAGCCGACCAGACTTCCCGGCACACCAGACGTCCACCCTATCGGGCGGAGGGAGGCAGCCCTGCCTTGTGTAGGGTCGCTGCCGGAAGCAAGCGTCGATCACCTGCGAAGGACAACTCATGGCCCACATCCCGGTGAAGGACACGGAGCCGACCATCGGTGGGCTCGTCATGGACGCCAGTCGTGACATCTCGACGCTGATCTCCAAGGAGATCGAGCTGGCCAAGTCCGAGCTCAAGGTCAGCATCAAGCACGGCGGGACCGGCATCGGCCTCTTCGCCGGGGCTGCCTTCCTCGGCGTGCTGGCGATCATCATGCTGTCGGTCGCCATCGCCTACTTCCTCTCGATGACCGGCCTCCACCTCGCATGGTGCTTCCTGATCGTCTTCGCCCTCTATCTCCTGATCGCTGCGGGGCTCGCGTTCGTCGGGCTCAAGCAGGTCAAGCAGGTCAAGGCCCCCGAGCGGGCCATCAACCAGGGCAAGGAGATCCCGGCCGCGTTCAAGGGACGCGCCTGATCGCTGGGCCCCCGCCGGCCGGGCTTCAGCCCGTGCAGGTCTGGGTGTCGACCTGGTCCGACGACGTCACGCCGATCGCTGCGCTCTGCGCAACCTGGCTGGCGGTGAGGGCATAGCCGGTGTCGGGGTCGGTGACCGACGCGGCGAAGACCACTCCGACGACGTCGCCGGCGGAGTTGACGATCGGCCCGCCGGAGTTGCCCTGCCGGATCAGCGAGCGCAGCGAATAGACGTCGCGCAGCACCGTCCCGTTGCCATAGATGTCGGGCGACCGGAGCCGCTGCTCCGAGCGGATCCGCCCGGTCTGGACGTCATAGGGACCATCCTGCGGATAGCCGAGGGTCGCGATCGCGTCGCGCGGTTGCGCCTGCTTGTCGAACACCAGGTGGGGCAGGTCTCCGCTGTCGAGCGCGAGCACGGCGATGTCGATCTCGGGGTCGTAGACGACCACGGTGGCCGACACGCTCGACCCGTTGATCTCGACCTCGGGCTCGTCCACGCCGGAGACGACGTGGGCGTTGGTCATCAACCGGTCGGGCGAATAGAGGAAGCCGGTCCCCTCCACCCCGCTGCCGCAGTTGTTGCTGCCGCGCACCTTGAGGACGCTCGGCGCAGCGGCGAGCACGTCGGGATCCTTCAGCATCCGGGCCGGCCCGGGCCCGACCCGCACGATCCGCTCGGGGGCGAACGGCTCGAGATAGCGCGGGAAGAAGGAGGTGCCGACGACGTCGTTGAACGCGCCCAGGACCTGGTCGGAGCGATCCGGGAGGGTGGCGTCGACCTTCGCCAGGATCGTTGACTCGCGGACGATGGTGGTGATCGTGCCGATCCGGGTGCCCGAGACGGCGACGCCGAGCGCCCACGAGACCAGCAGCACGGCCACGGCGCTCAGGGCGGCCCCGCCCACCGCGTCCACCGCCCTGACCGGCTGCCACTTGATCCGCGCCCGCAGCCGGGCCCCGACGAACTGCAGCAGCGCCTGGCCGAGCGACGCGGACACGATGACGACGAAGAGCGCGCCCAGCGAGACCCACAGCGAGGGCGCCGCGTCACCCAGCGCGACGGGCGCGACCCAGACGCCGAACAGGCCCCCCAGCAACAACCCCGCGGTCGCAAAGGCGCCGGTGACGAAGCCCTGCCAATATCCCGACAGCGAATAGACGCCGACCAGGGCGACCAGGCACCAGTCGAGGATGTTCATGCGCGGCTACTCCTCGAAGCGGGTGTTGGGCTTGAAGTCAGCCGTGGTGGTGGCATCACCCTGCAGCATGTATGGCGGCAGGTCACGCACCCGGTCCGTGTCCCACTCGTGAGACCAGCCGACGAAGTCGAAGAGCCTCGCGATGATGCCGGCCGTGAAGCCCCACAGGATGACGTCGCGGTCGGGGCCGATCAGGAACCCCGGTCCGAGCCAGCCCGAGGGGTGGCGGACGTTGATCCGGTTCTCGGCCGCCAGCAGGTCGTCGATCTCGACGTGGTGGATCTCGTGGACCTCGTCGGGGCTGACCACGCTCACCTCGCCCCGGTGTCGCCAGTAGCCCAGGATCGGCGTCACCGCGAAGTTGGACGGCGGCAGCCACAGCTCGGGGAGCTCGGCGAAGACCTCGATCTCGGCGGGGTCGAGCCCGATCTCCTCCTCGGCCTCGCGCACCGCTGCCTCGACCGGCGACTCGCCCTCGTCGATCATGCCGCCGGGGAACGACACCTGGCCGGGGTGAGAGCGCATGTGGTGCGCCCGCTCGGTCAACAACAGCTCACCGCGCCCGTCACCGTCGGTGTCGGCGAACAGCATCAGCACCGCTCCCCGCCGCGCGGTGTTGCCCTCCGGCGGCATGAAGCGCGTGAGCTCGTGGACGGTGATGTCGTTGGCGCCGCGTGCCACCGGCGCCAGCCAGTCGGGCAGGCTCACAGCCGCACCTCGAGGTGCTTCTCGACCATGTCGACCAGCTCGTCGACCGACTCGATCACCACCGCCTCGACGTGGGTCACTGTCTTGTCCTCGTCCACGAACGCGAGATAGGGCAGGCCGCGCAGCGACGGGATCGCGGCCTGTCCGTTGATGTCGCCGCCCGGGTCCTGGACCAACCGATAGGTGACGCCCGTGTCGCGGACGAGCTGGCGCGCCTCGTCGGTGTTGGCGTCCTGGTAGTCGATGCCGAGGAGGGGCACGCGATCGCCGTACGACTCGTGGAAGTCCTGCAGGACCGGCATCTCCCCGCGGCAGGGACCGCACCACGACGCCCAGATCGAGATGACCGTCGGGCCGGACAGCTCGCCGAGGTCGACCTCGTCGCCGCCGTCGAAGCCGGCCAGGGTGACGTCGGGCAGCCGGGCAACCCCGGGCTCGTCAGCCGGAGCACTGCAACCGGTCGCCAGGAGGGCACCCAGCACGACGATCGCGGCCAGCCGGATCATGCCGGACCCTGGGTGCGGACGAGCTTCTCGGCCTCGACCGGGTCGGTGGGGCCAGCGCCGAAGGACGGGCACAGGCGCGCCACGGGGCAGGCACCACAGGCCGGCTTCTTGGCGTGGCAGCGTCGCCGGCCGTGCCAGATCAGGTGGTGGCTGAGCATCGTCCAGTCGCGCTTGGGGAACAGCGCCGCGATCGCGTGCTCGACCTTGACCGGGTCGGTCTCCTCGGTCCAGCCGAGGCGGCGCACGAGCCGGCCGAAGTGGGTGTCGACGGTGATGCCGGGGACGTCGAAGGCGTTGCCGAGCACGACGTTGGCGGTCTTGCGGCCCACGCCCGGCAGCGTGACGAGGTCCTCGAGCCGGCCCGGCACGCGGGCGTCGTAACGCTCCACCAGCGCCTGGCTGAGCTTGAGCAGGGCGTCGGTCTTGGCCCGGAAGAAGCCGAGCGGTCCGACGATCTGCTCGAGGTGCTCGCGAGGGGCGCCGGCCATGCTCGTGGGGTCGGGATAGGCCGCGAACAGGGTCGGGCGCACGGCGTTGACCCGGCGATCGGTCGTCTGGGCGCTGAGGACCGTCACGACCAGGAGCTGGAACGGGTCGTCGAAGTCGAGCTCGCAGCGTGCGTCGGGATAGGTCTGCGCAAGCACCCTGTTCACCTTGCGGGCACGGCGAACCAGCGAGGTGTCGGGGGGCGGAACAGCCACCGTGGCAGGGCGAGCGGGCACGCGCGAAGCCTACGACCCGGCACCCACACACCCCTCGCGGTGGGCCCAGGGGCCCCCGCGGGGTGAGACATGGCACCAATTGGCGGTGTGTGACCCACACCACGGCTAGGATGCACAAACCTGTGCCGAAAGTGACTCGGGACGTTTGTGAATCAGGCCCAGAGGGCCGCCAAGAAGGTTGGAGGACCCGGTGGACAACGACGTTTTGCGTCAGGCGCCGCTGTTCAGCGCGCTCGACGACGAGGCAGCCACCGCGCTGCGCAACTCCATGACCGAGTCCACGCTGCGCCGCGGTGACGTGCTCTTCCACGAGGGAGACTCCGGCGACAAGCTCTACGTCGTCCTCGAGGGCAAGGTGAAGCTCGGACGCTCGTCCTCCGACGGTCGCGAGAACCTGCTGGCGATCATGGGCCCCGGCCAGATGTTCGGCGAGCTGTCCCTCTTCGACCCGGGTCCGCGCTCGGCCACGGTCACGGCCGTCACCGACGCCGCCTTCGCCTCGCTCTCCCACGAAGACCTGCTGAAGTGGCTCGACGGCCGCCCGATCGTCGCCCGTGGCCTGCTCTCCCAGCTCGCTGCCCGCCTGCGCAAGTCCAACGACGTCGTGGCCGACCTGGTCTTCTCCGACGTGCCCGGCCGCGTCGCCAAGGCGCTGCTCGACCTTGCCGACCGCTTCGGACGCACCGCCGACGACGGCGTCCACGTCCACCACGACCTGACCCAGGAAGAGCTGGCCCAGCTGGTCGGCGCCTCCCGCGAGACGGTCAACAAGGCGCTCGCCGACTTCGCCTCCCGCGGCTGGCTCCGCCTCGAGCCCCGCTCGGTCGTGATCTTGGACGTCGAGCGGCTCTCCAAGCGCGCGCGCTGAGATCACTTCCGCCTGACTGACCCCCGAACGGACGCCCAGCTGCGTCTGTGTCCTTGAAGGGGGTGCCCATGACCGACCGGTCCGCGTTCGACGAGTTCGTCCACGCGCGCAGCGGCGCCCTCGCGCGCACGGCCTATCTCCTCACCGGCAACCACCACACCGCCGAGGACCTCGTCCAGCACGCCCTGCTCCAGACAGCGCGGCACTGGGAACGGATCGCCACCTCGCCCGAGGCCTACGCCCGCCGGATCATGTATCACCAGAACATCTCCTGGTGGCGCAAGCGTCGCTTCACCGAGACCACCCTGGGTGCGTATGACGACGCCATCCCGGCCGCCGACAACGACCTCCGGCTCTCCCTGGAGGCCGCGCTCGCCCGGCTGACGACCAAGCAGCGCACCATCCTCGTGCTGCGCTTCTTCGAGGACCTCACCGAGGTCCAGACCGCCCACGCCGTCGGCGTCTCCGTCGGCACCGTGAAGTCCACGACGCGCCACGCCCTCGCCCGGCTCCGCACCCTCGCCCCCGACCTCGCCGACCTCGTAGGGGTTGACTCATGAGCCTGCACGACGAGCTCCAGCGGATCGCCGACGACGCGCCCCGACCCGACATCGACCACTCCCTGTGGGACCGCGGCCGCTCGCTGCGGCGCCGCGACCGGCTCATGACGTCCGCCGTCGTGCTGGTGATGGTGCTGACCATCGGTGGACTGGTTGCGCTGGTCACCGGACCGCAGCCCTCTGTCGGGCCGGCCGACGACACCGTGCCCGGGGGAGCGATCCCGAGCCGGATCGAGGACTTCCCGGCGCGCTTCGTCAGTGGCCCGGAGGCCGAGCACGGCACGGTGTCGTGGTCTGCAGACGTGGTGGAGCGCAACTTGGCTGTCGGACGCGTTGCCGCGGCGTTCTCGACCGGGGAGATCGGGTCGCTCCCCGTTGCGATCACGGCCGACGACGGCGCCTACCACCCACTGTCGCTGCCCGGCTGGATGGGAGCGGGGACCATCAACGACTCGAGCGGCCCGTCCGGCCTGGCTGTCTCTCCCGACGGCGGCCACCTCGCGTATGCGTGGTGGGACCCAGCCGCTCCCCTCGACGAACCCATGCCCTCCGGCATCCGGGTCGTGGATCTTGCCACTGGCGCTGTCCAGACCATCGCCCTCACGGGCGGGAACGGGGTGCGCGTCCGCACGATCACCTGGTCGCCTGACTCCAGGTGGCTGGCGTGGTCGGGGGACCAGCTGGCGTCGTGGACGCCACACAGCAGCGGAGGTGGGATCACCGTCGCCGGGCGCGTGGAGCCCTGGGGGAACACCCAGGAGAACGTGCCTGTCTCCAGCTCGCGCCGATCGGTCGGCACCGTCGCGGTCGCCAACGACGGCAGCCTGGCGCTCGGTCTGCAGTCCGGAGCGCTCCTCCTCGGCGCCGAGACGCGCGCTCCTCGCAGGCTGCCCCGCGCTGACGGAACACCCGGCGCTTTCTCCCCGACGGCGAGGTGCTCGCGCTCGAGACCCGGATCCCTGGCCCGCTCTCGTCGTCGGTGCAGGTCGACCCGGTCAAGTCGCTGCGTCATCTCTTCCCGGACGACACGATCGGGCCAGCCACCGTCAGACCCATGGGCTGGCTCGACGACCGGCTGCAGCTGCTCCTCGTCCAGGAGTCCTTCGACGACGACGCAGAGTTCGTCGTCACCACGCCCACCGAGACCCAGACCAGCACCTGGCGCCGCAGCGTCGGCACAGTGGCTCCCGGCGCCGCCCAGTCGCTGAGCGTCGCCGTCGACCTCATCCCCGACCTCGACGGAAGGTCGGCGCAGCGGCTCACGCACGACTTCGGCGAGCCGAAGTGGGCGGGGCGCGACATCTCGTGGCTGATCGGCCTCGGCGTGGCCGGCGCCCTGAGCGTGCTCTACGGCCTGCGGTGGGTGTGGCGTCGCCGGACGGGGTGAGCCCTCAGTGGGAGGCCAGATAGGCCAGCTGCGCGCGCACCGACAGCTCGGCGGCGCCCCACAGGACCGGGTCGACGTCGGAATAGACCATCTCGACCACCCGTCGCGGGAGCTCGTCGGTCGCGATGCCCTCGGGGTGCGGCTGGGCGGCGAGCGTCGACATGGCGTCGCGGACCTGGTCGAGGCGCGACTGCCGGTGGGCGATGTAGTAGTCGAGCGCACCCAGCGCGTCGTCGATCACCGGCCCGTGCCCCGGCCAGACCGAGGTGATCCCGCGGGACGAGCACAGCGCGTGGAGGCGGTCCAACGACGAGAGATAGGCCCCCAGCTCACCGTCGGGGTGGGCGACGACGGTGGTGCCGCGGCCGAGCACCGTGTCGCCGGTCAGCACCGCCGACTCCGACGGCACCACGAAGCACAACGAGTCGGCCGTGTGGCCGGGGGTGGCGACGACGTGGACCTCGAGGTCTCCGACGGGAACGACGTCGCCGCCGGCAAGTCCTTCCGAGCCCAGGCGATAGGCAGGGTCGAGCGCGCGGACCCCGCAGCCGTGCCGCTCGGCGAAGTCGCGCGCCGCCTCGGCGTGGTCGGCGTGGTGGTGGGTCAGCAGGACCCCGACGACGTCCTGCCCGACGGCGGAGACGGCGTCGAGGTGGGAATCGATCGTCGGTCCCGGGTCGATCACGAGCGACTTCTCACCCGACGAGAGCACCCACGTGTTGGTGCCGTCGAGGGTCATGACGTCGGCGTTGGGGGCCAGCACGCAGGTCGCCGAGGCGCCGAACGTCCCGCCGGCCCAGCTCACCGAGACTCCAGCAGCGCTTCATAGAGCGGGGGCGTGGAGAGGGTGAAGTCCTCGCCGGTGGAGACCACCTCGGGGGTGAACATCTCGACCGTCCGCTGCCCGGCCTCGACCAGCACCTCGGCGACGCTGGCGTGCTGGCCGACGTCGAGGCAGGTGAGGTATGTCGGCGGCAGCATCAGCATCTCGCCGTCCTCGACGGCAGCGACCGCGTCCATGGCCGGCAGCCAGGTCACCGACGACGACTCGCTGGACACGTCGCGCGCGTGCTGGCCCTCGGGCAGCAGCGCCGCGAAGAACCAGGTGCGATAGCGCCTCGGCTCGAAGACGGGCGTGAGCCAGCCCGACCAGGCACCGAGCAGGTCGGTGCGCAGCACCAGCCCGCGACGGTCCAGGAAGTCGGACATCGACAGCTCGCGCGACTCGAGCGCCACCCGGTCGGCCTCCCAGTCGTCGCCCGTCGTGTCGCTGACGACCGTGTCGGCCGTGGGACCGGCCAGCAGCACCCCCGACTCCTCGAAGGTCTCGCGGACCGCCGCGCACACCAGCGCCCGGGCGAGGTGCGGCTCGCAGCCCAGGGTCGTCGCCCAGTCCGCGACCGACGGCCCCGACCACGTGGGGTCGTCGTCGAGGTCCTCGGAGAAGTCGCGCGGGTCGACTCCGCCGCCGGGAAAGACACACATGCCGCCGGCGAAGGCCATCGACGTCTGGCGCCTGAGGAGATAGACCTCGGGCCCGCTGTCGCCGTCGCGCAGCAGCACGACGGTGGCGGCGTTGCGCGGCTCGGCCGGCGTCGCCATACCGGAATCGAAGGCGCGCGCCTGGTCGATCAGCGCCTGTGGGAGCGGCGCACGTCGAAGCCGCACGTCAGCCTGCGACCTCGACGACGAGCTCGACCTCGACGGGTACGTCGAGGGGCAGCACGGCGACGCCGACGGCCGAGCGGGCGTGGACCCCGCGGTCGCCGAACACCTCACCGAGCAGCTCCGAGGCCCCGTTGGCGACCTTGGCCTGGTTGGTGAAGTCGGTCGTGGACGCCACGAAGACGACTGCCTTGACGATCCGGGTGATGTCGTCGAGCGAGCCGATCTCGGCCTTGATCGCGGCGAGTGCGTTGAGGGCGCTCTGCCGGGCACAGTCGTAGGCCTGCTCCTCCGTCACCGCACCCCCGACCTTGCCGACGGCGATCATCTCGCCGTCACGCGCCGGCAGCTGGCCGGCGGTGAAGACGAGGTTGCCGCTGCGAGCGGTCGGCTGGTAGGCCGCGAGCGGGGGGACGACCTCCGGTACGGTGATCCCGAGCTCCGCGAGCCGCGCCTCCGCACCCATCAGGCGGCCTTCGGCCGCTTGAGGAACGCGACGAGGCCACCCTGGGCGTTGGTGTGGATCGCCACCAGCTCCCAGCCGTCCTCGCCGAAGTTGTTGAGCATCAGTGCTTCGTTGTGGAGCGGAATCGGCGCCACCTGGTAGTCCCACTTGGTCATGTTCCGCACCCTACTCGGACGTGGTCGGGAGCCTCCGTCAGGCCACCAGCAGGCGCAGCGTCTCCTCGCGGGCGGGCCCGGAGCCGGCAGGCGTGCCGGTGAAGGCGCCGGCGACGGGGTGCACCATCACCTCGTCGACCTCGAACTCGGACGCGAGCTCCTCGATCCGGCGCCGGGCCGCGACGGGCTCGTCCACGATCCAGCGGCGCAGCATGGCCGCCGCCAGTCCCTCGTGGGCCGGCGCCACCGGCGCCGCCTCCGCCTCCTCGACGAGGCGCTGCGACGCGAGCCGACCGCCCGTTCGCAGCGCGACCATCGCCTGGACCTGCGGCAGCGCCAGGCGCCTTGCCGACTCGGCGGT comes from Nocardioides piscis and encodes:
- a CDS encoding solute symporter family protein; protein product: MAGLTLASSSSVAHDLYKGVIKKDQPVSEKDEVRVARIAAFAIGAVAIALSIPAQRLNIAFLVALAFAVAASANLPAILYNMFWRRFNTRGATWSIYGGLISAVGLVLLSPVMSGAPTSMFPDSDWAIFPLNNPGIVSIPLGFLLGFIGTISSREPEAEDRFTELEVRALTGAGAESAVHH
- the acs gene encoding acetate--CoA ligase — protein: MSETLSNLSREERRFEPPADLAAAANVKEDAYERAASDREAFWAEAAERLDWGTKWDQVLDWSNAPFAKWFVGGTLNAAVNCVDRHVDAGNGDKVAIHWVGEPEGDARDITYADLQAEVSRAANALTDLGVAKGDRVAIYMPMIPEVVVSMLACARLGAPHTVVFGGFSADALASRVTDCGAKVIITADGGYRRGSASALKPAVDEAVAKVGDLVEKVVVVRRTGQDVEWDDSRDVWWHDVVGAASPEHEAEMHDSEHPLYVMYTSGTTGQPKGILHTTGGYLTGTSYTHWSVFDLKDDDVYWCTADVGWVTGHSYMVYGPLANGATQVMYEGTPDSPHRGRWWEICEKYGVTIFYTAPTAIRTFMKWGDDIPAKFDLSKIRVLGSVGESINPEAYVWYRKTIGGAGSGGREVPVVDTWWQTETGQIMISPLPGVTAGKPGSAMKALPGIEVDVVNDEAESVGNGNGGYLVIREPWPAMLRTIWGDDQRFKDTYWSRWEGLYFAGDGAKLDEDGDIWLLGRVDDVMNVSGHRLSTTEIESALVSHPKVAEAAVVGASDDTTGQAVCAFVILRETAGDGGADIVEELRKHVQKEIGAIAKPRQIMVVPELPKTRSGKIMRRLLKDIAEHREVGDVTTLADSTVMDLIKGKEGAGASSDEG
- the nhaA gene encoding Na+/H+ antiporter NhaA, which codes for MPINPHGHNDLSEDDLWVSGPSYLASDKPLARRVARPLREFLRVETSGSILLLAAAVVALLWANSPWASSYDTFWHTSIGVEIGGWRIEETLQHWVNDALMVIFFFVVGLEIKYEIVHGDLRDPRTAALPIVAAVGGMLVPAALYVLVTGGGEAGKGWGIPMATDIAFAVGVLGLLGRRIPSAARLFLLTLAIVDDIGAILVIAVFYTSDLHLWWLAGALGLLALMVGLRLLRVWTTWVYAVVGVAVWFTLLESGVHATLAGVAIGLIAPATPLLKQDVARDFARQALRDRRLDPDELSRMRFLLGESVGRVERLQSALHPFSAYVVLPVFALANAGVSLDGFGEALTSPVSLGIMAGLVLGKPVGILLASFLAVKVGLGRLPTDTTWSMVGGLGAVAGIGFTVSLFIAGLSFDSEVLTSEAKVGILVASLLAAVVGVVTLLAATSRRTAEADADD
- a CDS encoding phage holin family protein — its product is MAHIPVKDTEPTIGGLVMDASRDISTLISKEIELAKSELKVSIKHGGTGIGLFAGAAFLGVLAIIMLSVAIAYFLSMTGLHLAWCFLIVFALYLLIAAGLAFVGLKQVKQVKAPERAINQGKEIPAAFKGRA
- a CDS encoding MarP family serine protease; its protein translation is MNILDWCLVALVGVYSLSGYWQGFVTGAFATAGLLLGGLFGVWVAPVALGDAAPSLWVSLGALFVVIVSASLGQALLQFVGARLRARIKWQPVRAVDAVGGAALSAVAVLLVSWALGVAVSGTRIGTITTIVRESTILAKVDATLPDRSDQVLGAFNDVVGTSFFPRYLEPFAPERIVRVGPGPARMLKDPDVLAAAPSVLKVRGSNNCGSGVEGTGFLYSPDRLMTNAHVVSGVDEPEVEINGSSVSATVVVYDPEIDIAVLALDSGDLPHLVFDKQAQPRDAIATLGYPQDGPYDVQTGRIRSEQRLRSPDIYGNGTVLRDVYSLRSLIRQGNSGGPIVNSAGDVVGVVFAASVTDPDTGYALTASQVAQSAAIGVTSSDQVDTQTCTG
- a CDS encoding NUDIX hydrolase, translating into MSLPDWLAPVARGANDITVHELTRFMPPEGNTARRGAVLMLFADTDGDGRGELLLTERAHHMRSHPGQVSFPGGMIDEGESPVEAAVREAEEEIGLDPAEIEVFAELPELWLPPSNFAVTPILGYWRHRGEVSVVSPDEVHEIHHVEIDDLLAAENRINVRHPSGWLGPGFLIGPDRDVILWGFTAGIIARLFDFVGWSHEWDTDRVRDLPPYMLQGDATTTADFKPNTRFEE
- a CDS encoding TlpA family protein disulfide reductase, whose product is MIRLAAIVVLGALLATGCSAPADEPGVARLPDVTLAGFDGGDEVDLGELSGPTVISIWASWCGPCRGEMPVLQDFHESYGDRVPLLGIDYQDANTDEARQLVRDTGVTYRLVQDPGGDINGQAAIPSLRGLPYLAFVDEDKTVTHVEAVVIESVDELVDMVEKHLEVRL
- the nth gene encoding endonuclease III codes for the protein MPARPATVAVPPPDTSLVRRARKVNRVLAQTYPDARCELDFDDPFQLLVVTVLSAQTTDRRVNAVRPTLFAAYPDPTSMAGAPREHLEQIVGPLGFFRAKTDALLKLSQALVERYDARVPGRLEDLVTLPGVGRKTANVVLGNAFDVPGITVDTHFGRLVRRLGWTEETDPVKVEHAIAALFPKRDWTMLSHHLIWHGRRRCHAKKPACGACPVARLCPSFGAGPTDPVEAEKLVRTQGPA